A section of the Gloeobacter violaceus PCC 7421 genome encodes:
- a CDS encoding TonB-dependent receptor plug domain-containing protein, whose translation MRSHTLHCAFAWTLALCLPVSCLAETVITRADLNFPLYSARDLVAPALAQAPPRQADSPPVEVPPVLSPQVETLQPLPPVAPVYTVPAAQIEKQGSQSLADVLRGMPGFAVNDVGPAADIHTGTYYRGSSINQSTFLLNGRPYGSNISTYHGATDLNALPVESIEKVELSSGASSTLYGTEGFGGVVNVITKKGKGPPQFKAGAEWGNYSQANYQASFSGSTEQLSYRVGYQSFLTDNRYYVPEASINRGADGLLFNGDTYRNSYSGNFTFDIDPRNAISLDVTKILSRRGLLYFGFPGSCSPTLALQCDRLDHDGFNLGLGSRHQLGAGEDSVLTVNLGYNQDYFNTYGPTGVRFNRTGTLDTNLLSARVEHDWKTAPNLQLRYGLDATSNQLNSDTLSTLPNRAPFNEVENRAVFNGALFAVGSWSVAPSAVLELGVRQTVNSRFNSYTNPSAGFRWALSPDVALRASWVLAQRNPGLDQLYVYDTVHGWLPNDQLVPETGSAYTAGLDVRFSDALEGKFTYFGSGLNNRLAVVTGQWQNVGVVATNGLEAAVRWQMAPQWSSFLNYTYTDARILTGPESGLQLGFVPYSVGQAGVGYDNSGWQANVQVTYGSGSRRAFFNFDSTNTDFSPPWASLDLRARIPINPNLAITAYVENLLDIPYERVNRTYTPGLLYRIGLQTSF comes from the coding sequence ATGAGATCCCACACCCTCCATTGCGCCTTCGCCTGGACCCTGGCGCTGTGCCTGCCCGTGTCCTGCCTGGCGGAGACAGTGATCACCCGCGCCGATCTGAACTTCCCCTTGTACTCGGCCCGCGACCTGGTAGCTCCCGCCCTTGCCCAAGCGCCACCCAGACAAGCCGATTCCCCACCGGTAGAAGTGCCACCGGTGCTTTCACCCCAGGTGGAGACTTTGCAGCCGCTGCCGCCGGTGGCGCCGGTCTACACAGTCCCCGCCGCCCAGATCGAAAAGCAGGGCTCCCAGAGCCTGGCAGATGTGTTGCGCGGCATGCCGGGCTTTGCCGTCAACGACGTGGGACCGGCGGCGGATATTCACACCGGCACCTACTACCGGGGATCTTCGATCAACCAGTCGACGTTTTTGCTCAACGGTCGTCCCTACGGCTCCAACATCAGCACCTACCACGGCGCCACCGACTTAAACGCCCTGCCGGTCGAATCGATCGAAAAAGTAGAGCTTTCCAGCGGCGCCAGTTCGACACTCTACGGCACCGAGGGCTTCGGCGGCGTGGTGAACGTGATCACCAAAAAGGGCAAAGGCCCGCCCCAATTCAAAGCGGGGGCCGAGTGGGGCAATTACTCCCAGGCAAACTACCAGGCGAGTTTCTCCGGGTCCACCGAGCAGTTGAGCTACCGGGTGGGCTATCAGAGTTTTTTGACCGACAACCGCTACTACGTGCCGGAAGCATCGATCAATCGCGGCGCGGACGGGTTGCTTTTCAACGGCGACACCTACCGCAACAGCTACTCGGGCAACTTTACCTTTGACATCGACCCGCGCAATGCCATCAGCCTCGATGTCACCAAGATCCTCTCGCGACGCGGATTGTTGTACTTTGGCTTTCCCGGCAGCTGCAGTCCGACCCTGGCGCTGCAGTGCGACCGCCTCGACCACGACGGGTTCAACCTGGGCCTGGGATCGCGCCATCAGCTTGGGGCGGGCGAGGATTCGGTGCTCACGGTCAACCTCGGCTACAACCAGGACTACTTCAACACCTACGGCCCCACCGGCGTGCGCTTCAACCGCACCGGCACCCTCGACACCAACTTGCTGAGCGCCCGCGTCGAACACGACTGGAAGACCGCCCCCAATCTGCAGTTGCGCTACGGCCTCGATGCCACCAGCAACCAACTCAATAGCGACACGCTCAGCACGCTGCCCAATCGGGCGCCCTTCAATGAAGTGGAGAACCGGGCCGTCTTCAACGGCGCCCTGTTTGCCGTGGGAAGCTGGAGCGTGGCCCCCTCGGCGGTGCTGGAACTGGGCGTGCGCCAGACCGTCAACAGCCGCTTCAACAGTTACACCAACCCGAGCGCCGGCTTTCGCTGGGCGCTCAGCCCCGATGTCGCCCTGCGCGCAAGCTGGGTGCTCGCCCAGCGCAACCCCGGTCTCGATCAGCTCTACGTCTACGATACGGTGCACGGCTGGCTGCCCAACGATCAATTGGTGCCTGAGACCGGTTCGGCCTACACCGCCGGCCTCGACGTGCGTTTCAGCGACGCGCTCGAAGGCAAATTCACCTACTTCGGCAGCGGCCTGAATAATCGCCTTGCCGTCGTGACCGGCCAGTGGCAGAACGTCGGGGTAGTGGCCACCAATGGCCTGGAGGCGGCGGTGCGCTGGCAGATGGCACCGCAGTGGTCGAGTTTTCTCAACTACACCTACACCGACGCGCGCATTCTCACCGGCCCGGAATCGGGACTGCAATTGGGCTTTGTACCCTACTCGGTCGGGCAGGCCGGGGTAGGCTACGACAACAGCGGCTGGCAGGCCAATGTGCAGGTTACCTACGGCAGCGGCTCGCGCCGGGCATTTTTTAATTTCGACAGCACCAATACCGATTTCTCGCCCCCCTGGGCCTCGCTCGATCTCAGAGCCCGCATCCCGATCAACCCAAACCTGGCGATTACCGCCTACGTCGAGAACCTGCTCGACATCCCCTACGAGCGGGTCAACCGCACCTACACTCCCGGGCTGCTCTACCGGATCGGGTTGCAGACGAGTTTCTAG
- a CDS encoding IS4-like element ISGvi3 family transposase: MLLDFPQLVKTALSSLPNDDFPVLDSRLFFSCWLALVMDKSTVSMRDLFKRVNHTGIPVDISTFSKACKSRSLQIFEQLYQALLVRVRRELPAKKLHPCPIDSTVVGLTSKLLWAQDYHQVKLLTCLEHGSGATEGSLINFGYDHDSNFVNDMLEAIPENGVGIFDRGFAGLEYLKNAQASSKYFLMRIPSNYKLTFEGNAGQMRVGTGKESGVYRVVNFCDIENRAEYRLVTNLPAEGEWLVRDEEVMELYRQRWQIELLWKFLKMHLKLKRLMTKNENGIRMQLYITLIAHLLLELVSVPKIWGSQRLDKLRYLQCCMCQEISYVHWLGKLLGSQRRRARLPRACTYVH; this comes from the coding sequence ATGCTACTCGATTTTCCGCAACTTGTCAAAACCGCTCTGTCTTCCTTGCCCAATGATGATTTTCCTGTTCTCGATTCCAGGCTCTTTTTCAGTTGCTGGCTTGCCCTGGTGATGGACAAAAGTACCGTCAGCATGCGGGACCTCTTCAAACGCGTCAACCACACTGGCATCCCCGTCGATATCTCCACTTTTTCCAAAGCCTGCAAGTCCCGCTCTCTCCAAATCTTCGAGCAGTTGTATCAGGCCTTGCTGGTCCGGGTCAGGCGAGAACTGCCCGCTAAAAAACTACATCCTTGCCCAATTGACTCGACGGTAGTCGGCTTGACAAGCAAATTGCTATGGGCACAAGACTATCACCAGGTCAAACTGCTCACCTGCCTTGAACACGGCAGCGGCGCCACCGAGGGTAGCCTGATCAACTTTGGCTACGACCACGATTCCAACTTCGTAAATGATATGCTTGAAGCGATTCCTGAAAATGGCGTAGGTATATTCGACCGGGGCTTTGCAGGACTGGAATATCTAAAAAATGCCCAGGCATCAAGCAAATATTTTTTAATGCGCATCCCGAGCAATTACAAGCTCACCTTCGAGGGCAATGCTGGCCAGATGCGGGTGGGAACGGGCAAAGAGTCCGGGGTGTATCGGGTGGTCAACTTCTGCGATATCGAGAACCGGGCTGAGTATCGATTGGTCACCAATTTGCCTGCCGAAGGCGAATGGTTAGTCAGGGACGAGGAGGTGATGGAACTGTACCGTCAACGCTGGCAAATAGAGCTGTTATGGAAGTTTCTGAAAATGCATTTGAAGCTGAAGCGGCTGATGACAAAAAATGAGAATGGTATCCGGATGCAGCTCTACATCACCCTGATTGCCCACCTGTTGCTGGAACTGGTGAGCGTGCCGAAGATTTGGGGGAGCCAACGGTTGGATAAGTTGCGCTACTTGCAATGTTGTATGTGCCAAGAAATCAGTTATGTGCATTGGCTAGGAAAATTACTCGGTAGCCAGAGGCGTAGAGCGCGGCTGCCCAGAGCGTGTACATATGTCCATTGA
- a CDS encoding polysaccharide deacetylase family protein, translating to MQRAQAKSAPRPNQNLRRLLAIGAAVGVTAGIAAVFFLPRSAPPPQTSVATPLPPAVGAAELPSAPSGPEDIARSARLARVPAIMYHDIVRRKDVWFDTTVEEFRAQLEAIRAAGATPITIDQFHEHLKNGAPLPVKPILLTFDDGYLGHLENAYPLLKEFNYPAVFFVHTAYVGALTGKPHMNWEQIKQIDSEGLVSIQSHTITHPADLRTLDDAALERELVESKRILEEKLGHPVHYLAYPVGNQDERVRQGAIDAGYRLSFTMDLGYTGQSGSLLALQRFIDSRLPLALAGVGAVADTRVNMEAPVTLHEQTHRRVRLVWLSGGNYTTRHSEGNRYPVGDFIERERAVGGINGGFFAFAGLRATNSDMVGPYLSQNEGRFMPGAPEFDKSLRGRPVVLISATGLRFVPYSPETFDTEAEARAYLSDLSDLFVAGVWLVNNGQALTTEQIEQFRLSNHSEFRRRTFMGIDKAGLPMVGATLTNVNATQLARALEEAGLREAVLLDSGFSTSLVHQGKVLVTGHTAPSIPSRIIPHAVLVHPPL from the coding sequence TTGCAACGCGCCCAAGCCAAGTCTGCTCCCAGGCCCAATCAAAACCTCAGGCGTCTGCTGGCGATCGGGGCCGCCGTTGGAGTGACAGCCGGGATCGCCGCCGTCTTTTTCTTGCCCCGTTCCGCTCCCCCGCCCCAGACGAGCGTGGCCACGCCTTTGCCTCCTGCTGTGGGGGCTGCCGAGTTACCCAGCGCCCCGAGCGGACCGGAGGATATCGCCCGTTCCGCCCGCCTTGCCCGGGTGCCGGCCATCATGTACCACGACATCGTGCGGCGCAAAGACGTCTGGTTCGACACAACGGTAGAAGAGTTTCGAGCCCAACTCGAAGCCATCCGCGCGGCTGGGGCTACGCCCATCACTATTGACCAGTTCCACGAGCACCTCAAAAACGGTGCCCCCCTGCCGGTCAAACCGATCTTGCTCACCTTCGACGACGGCTATCTGGGCCATCTCGAAAACGCCTACCCGCTGCTCAAAGAATTCAACTACCCGGCGGTGTTCTTTGTGCACACCGCCTACGTCGGCGCGCTGACGGGCAAGCCCCACATGAACTGGGAGCAAATCAAACAAATCGATTCCGAAGGGCTCGTCTCGATCCAGTCGCACACGATCACCCATCCGGCGGATCTGCGTACCCTCGACGACGCGGCTCTGGAGCGCGAACTGGTCGAATCAAAGCGGATTCTCGAAGAGAAGCTCGGCCACCCTGTCCACTACCTCGCCTACCCGGTGGGCAACCAGGACGAGCGGGTGCGCCAGGGTGCCATCGATGCAGGCTACCGGCTTTCCTTCACAATGGATCTGGGCTACACGGGCCAATCCGGCAGCCTGCTCGCCTTGCAGCGGTTCATCGATTCGCGCCTGCCGCTGGCCTTGGCGGGGGTCGGGGCCGTGGCCGATACCCGCGTCAACATGGAAGCCCCGGTGACCCTTCACGAGCAGACCCACCGGCGGGTGCGGCTGGTGTGGCTTTCCGGGGGCAATTACACCACCCGCCACTCCGAGGGCAACCGCTACCCGGTGGGCGATTTTATCGAGCGCGAGCGGGCGGTGGGCGGCATCAACGGCGGCTTTTTTGCCTTCGCGGGCCTGCGGGCGACCAATTCCGACATGGTCGGGCCGTACCTGTCCCAGAACGAGGGGCGCTTTATGCCCGGTGCCCCCGAATTCGACAAGTCCCTGCGGGGCCGACCGGTGGTGCTGATCAGCGCGACGGGCCTGCGCTTCGTGCCCTACAGCCCCGAGACCTTTGACACCGAAGCGGAGGCGCGCGCCTACTTAAGCGACCTGTCCGACCTGTTTGTCGCGGGGGTCTGGCTGGTCAACAACGGACAGGCCCTCACCACCGAGCAAATCGAGCAATTCCGGCTTTCCAACCATTCCGAATTTCGCCGCCGCACATTCATGGGCATCGACAAGGCCGGTCTGCCGATGGTGGGTGCCACCCTCACCAACGTCAATGCCACCCAACTGGCCCGCGCCCTCGAAGAGGCGGGCCTGCGCGAGGCGGTGCTGCTCGACTCGGGCTTTTCGACGTCGCTGGTCCACCAGGGCAAGGTGCTGGTCACCGGCCACACCGCTCCCAGTATCCCCAGCCGGATCATTCCCCACGCCGTGCTCGTCCATCCCCCCCTTTAG
- the purF gene encoding amidophosphoribosyltransferase, with protein sequence MTYAAPSAPDKPEEACGVFGILAPGEAVAKLTYFGLFALQHRGQESAGIAVLDGDRLTMHKDMGLVSQVFDEALLNELQGQLAVGHTRYSTTGSSRKVNAQPVVSRTRLGPVVLAHNGNLVNAAQLREELLAREHTLLATTDSEEIVHAIGEAVDDGKGWVEGTVHALKRCRGAFSLVIGTPAGLMGTRDANGVRPLVIGTLKGRYVLASETCALSIIGAKYLRDVEPGELVFITESGLESHHWAKPEPRMCIFEMIYFARPDSRVNAESLYTYRERLGEILAQEAPVEADVVIPVPDSGTPAAIGYARASGILFQQGLIKNHYVGRTFIQPTQTMREAGIKMKLNPLPDVIEGKRIVIVDDSIVRGTTSRKIVQALRDSGAREVHMRISSPPVTHPCFYGIDTDSQDQLIAATKSVDEIARHIEVDSLAYLSVEGMLKATRTDGQGFCTACFTGDYPIPIPDAIRRTKLVLEKTAAS encoded by the coding sequence ATGACCTACGCTGCACCCTCTGCTCCCGACAAGCCTGAGGAGGCTTGCGGGGTCTTCGGCATCCTGGCGCCGGGCGAAGCCGTCGCCAAATTGACCTACTTCGGTCTGTTCGCGCTCCAGCATCGCGGCCAGGAGTCCGCGGGGATCGCTGTGCTCGACGGCGACCGTCTAACGATGCACAAGGACATGGGTCTGGTCTCCCAGGTCTTTGACGAGGCACTGCTAAACGAGCTGCAGGGGCAATTGGCCGTGGGCCACACCCGCTACTCGACCACCGGCTCCAGCCGCAAGGTAAACGCCCAGCCGGTCGTCTCCCGCACGCGCCTCGGTCCGGTCGTCCTCGCCCACAACGGCAACCTGGTCAACGCCGCCCAGTTGCGCGAAGAGTTGCTCGCCCGCGAGCACACCCTGCTGGCCACCACCGATTCCGAAGAGATTGTCCACGCCATCGGCGAGGCGGTCGACGACGGCAAGGGTTGGGTCGAGGGGACCGTTCACGCCCTCAAGCGCTGCCGCGGCGCCTTCAGCCTGGTGATCGGCACCCCGGCGGGGCTGATGGGCACCCGCGACGCCAACGGCGTGCGTCCGCTGGTCATCGGCACCCTCAAGGGCCGCTACGTGCTCGCGAGTGAGACCTGCGCCCTCAGCATCATCGGTGCGAAATACCTGCGCGACGTCGAGCCCGGCGAACTGGTGTTCATCACCGAATCGGGCCTGGAGTCCCACCACTGGGCGAAACCCGAACCGCGGATGTGCATCTTTGAGATGATCTATTTTGCCCGCCCCGATTCGCGCGTGAACGCCGAGAGCCTCTACACCTACCGCGAGCGCCTGGGCGAGATCCTCGCTCAGGAGGCCCCTGTGGAGGCGGACGTCGTCATCCCGGTCCCCGACTCGGGTACCCCCGCCGCCATCGGCTACGCCCGCGCCTCCGGCATTCTCTTCCAGCAAGGTCTCATCAAGAATCACTACGTAGGCCGCACGTTCATCCAACCCACCCAGACGATGCGCGAGGCGGGCATCAAGATGAAGCTCAATCCGTTGCCCGACGTCATCGAAGGCAAGCGGATCGTAATCGTCGACGATTCGATCGTGCGCGGCACCACCAGCCGCAAGATTGTCCAGGCCCTGCGCGACAGCGGTGCGCGCGAGGTGCACATGCGTATCTCCTCGCCCCCGGTCACCCATCCCTGTTTCTACGGCATCGACACCGACTCGCAGGACCAGTTGATTGCCGCCACCAAGAGCGTGGATGAAATTGCCCGGCACATCGAGGTGGACAGCCTTGCCTACTTGAGTGTCGAAGGGATGCTCAAGGCGACCCGCACCGACGGCCAGGGCTTTTGCACCGCCTGCTTCACCGGCGATTACCCGATTCCGATTCCTGATGCGATCCGCCGCACCAAACTGGTGCTCGAAAAAACCGCAGCCAGCTGA
- a CDS encoding pentapeptide repeat-containing protein gives MHNAQELLERYAQGERNFVRADLEKADLRGVDLPGAHFIDAFIKGADLRKANLTGATFDYTDLEGLLIDEKTQLDIKWRTVWELVNLPPLKGRQLPGADLSRTRLTGVHLQRANLAGADFTETCLDEAELQGADFTETCLDEAELQEANLEGADLREASFVSANLRRANLRRADCRESDLFDANLCEADLREAKLHKANLRQALLVSADLRGADLREADLSGANLQGAHLEGVLLAGATMPDESIHP, from the coding sequence GTGCACAACGCCCAAGAGTTGTTGGAGCGTTATGCGCAGGGCGAGCGCAATTTTGTCAGGGCCGATCTGGAAAAAGCGGACTTGCGCGGAGTGGACTTGCCGGGGGCTCACTTCATAGACGCGTTCATCAAAGGAGCGGACCTGCGCAAGGCGAACCTGACCGGGGCGACGTTTGACTACACCGACCTGGAAGGTCTGCTCATCGACGAGAAGACACAGTTGGACATCAAATGGCGCACCGTTTGGGAACTTGTCAACCTACCGCCGCTCAAAGGCCGACAACTGCCCGGAGCGGATCTTTCCAGAACCCGGCTGACGGGGGTCCATTTGCAGCGGGCTAACCTGGCAGGAGCCGATTTTACAGAGACTTGTTTGGACGAAGCAGAACTGCAGGGAGCCGATTTTACAGAGACTTGTTTGGACGAAGCAGAACTGCAGGAAGCGAATCTAGAAGGAGCGGATCTGCGCGAAGCGAGCTTCGTCAGTGCCAATTTGCGCAGGGCCAATTTGCGCAGGGCCGACTGCCGGGAGAGCGATCTGTTTGATGCCAACCTGTGCGAGGCCGACCTGCGCGAGGCCAAGCTGCACAAGGCGAACCTCCGACAGGCTCTGCTGGTTAGTGCCGATTTGCGCGGGGCGGACCTGCGCGAAGCGGACTTGAGTGGCGCGAACTTGCAGGGAGCCCATTTGGAGGGAGTTCTGCTGGCCGGGGCCACGATGCCCGATGAAAGCATTCACCCTTGA
- a CDS encoding phosphoribulokinase: protein MTNSVQFVCATARQQLKQLRSPIIVGVAGDSGSGKTTYSNGIRRLLGSDLVSTLCTDGYHKEDREQRQISGRLPLDPAANHLDRLAEHLKALKQGKAVPIPVYNHGSGKFEQPENFVPTPIVVVEGLHTLYPELIPYLDFSLYVDPDHPVKWQWKWERDLKRRGHKAEQLEQEMLQREAAFKRWIDFQKIDANVVIKIFHSQLQCLAPHQFTGILPNPCYKVELILQPAPVPLPTLPLPFDLAAMLAVDQPPFMLAAVPYRYWGRSAIAIHLDGVLSQKTIAGLEDYIVNYTGIPTDEAIPEEQYELTSATRFAQLLITWRFLEQINYLLQKNR, encoded by the coding sequence ATGACCAACTCTGTGCAATTTGTCTGCGCCACGGCGCGTCAACAACTCAAACAGTTGCGATCTCCGATTATTGTTGGTGTTGCAGGCGACAGCGGCAGCGGCAAAACCACCTACAGCAACGGCATTCGTCGCCTGCTGGGAAGCGATCTGGTTTCGACGCTCTGCACGGACGGCTACCACAAAGAGGACCGCGAACAGCGCCAGATCAGCGGCCGTCTGCCCCTGGACCCGGCGGCCAACCACCTGGACCGGTTGGCCGAGCACCTCAAAGCCCTCAAACAGGGAAAGGCCGTGCCCATCCCCGTCTATAACCACGGCTCGGGCAAGTTTGAGCAGCCCGAGAATTTTGTGCCGACGCCGATTGTCGTCGTGGAAGGCTTGCATACGCTGTACCCGGAATTGATCCCGTACCTCGATTTCAGCCTCTACGTCGATCCGGATCATCCCGTCAAGTGGCAGTGGAAATGGGAGCGCGACCTCAAGCGCCGCGGTCACAAAGCCGAACAGCTCGAGCAGGAGATGCTGCAGCGCGAAGCCGCCTTCAAGCGTTGGATCGATTTTCAAAAGATTGACGCCAACGTGGTGATCAAAATTTTTCATAGCCAACTGCAGTGCCTTGCCCCCCACCAGTTCACCGGCATCCTGCCCAACCCGTGCTACAAAGTGGAACTGATCCTGCAGCCGGCTCCTGTGCCGCTGCCGACGTTGCCCCTGCCATTTGATCTCGCGGCGATGCTCGCCGTCGACCAGCCCCCTTTTATGCTGGCGGCGGTCCCCTACCGCTACTGGGGGCGCTCGGCGATTGCCATTCACCTCGACGGTGTGCTGTCGCAAAAGACCATCGCCGGGCTCGAAGACTATATCGTTAACTACACAGGCATTCCCACGGATGAGGCCATTCCGGAGGAGCAGTACGAGCTGACATCGGCTACCCGCTTCGCCCAACTGTTGATTACCTGGCGCTTTTTGGAGCAAATCAACTATTTGCTTCAAAAAAACCGATAG
- a CDS encoding HD domain-containing protein, with protein sequence MSIYSVRYNDALILAARAHCDQLRKGTDIPYVMHPFHVSLLLIRCGYSEDVAIAALLHDVVEDCNVSLEAIETAFGLQVARLVEAVSEIKLRNGEKIAWEERKRLAIGHLCTAGPEVAALKAADTLHNIQSMIHELRTHGPGVWAHFGRGPQPTFRYYREVLSAVRRWLDSAHPLLVELEQAVQAVENLSRDGGEGSLSVKVDALSDLPP encoded by the coding sequence ATGTCTATCTACTCCGTCCGCTACAACGACGCCCTTATTCTTGCCGCTAGAGCCCACTGCGACCAACTGCGCAAGGGCACCGACATTCCCTACGTCATGCATCCTTTTCACGTCTCGCTGCTGCTCATCCGCTGCGGTTACAGCGAAGATGTGGCGATTGCCGCCCTGCTGCACGATGTGGTCGAAGACTGCAATGTCAGCCTGGAAGCGATCGAGACGGCCTTCGGCCTGCAAGTCGCCCGGTTGGTGGAGGCAGTCTCCGAGATCAAATTGCGCAATGGTGAGAAGATTGCCTGGGAAGAACGCAAGCGACTCGCCATCGGGCACCTGTGCACCGCCGGGCCAGAGGTGGCCGCCTTAAAAGCGGCCGACACCCTGCACAATATCCAATCGATGATCCACGAACTGCGCACCCATGGTCCCGGAGTTTGGGCTCACTTTGGGCGCGGTCCGCAACCGACTTTTCGGTACTACCGTGAGGTGCTCTCTGCCGTACGTCGCTGGCTGGACAGCGCCCATCCGCTTTTGGTCGAACTGGAGCAGGCCGTCCAAGCGGTCGAAAATCTCTCCCGTGACGGCGGTGAGGGATCCTTGTCCGTGAAGGTTGACGCTCTATCGGATCTGCCCCCATAA
- a CDS encoding DUF2288 domain-containing protein — protein sequence MSELREQLQQMVDEAQWPDLTIHALNGRVIMVSRALKLVEVGEALVGDDTARFTVWLERGMLYKPTEAEIHERNRTAHRYEALIVRPFVLVHDHGLESAVL from the coding sequence ATGAGCGAGCTACGCGAACAGTTGCAGCAGATGGTAGACGAAGCCCAATGGCCCGATCTGACCATCCACGCCCTCAACGGGCGGGTGATCATGGTCTCGCGCGCGTTGAAACTGGTAGAAGTGGGCGAAGCCTTGGTGGGGGACGACACGGCCCGTTTCACGGTGTGGCTGGAGCGGGGGATGCTCTACAAACCCACCGAAGCGGAGATCCACGAGCGCAACCGCACTGCTCACCGCTACGAAGCGCTTATCGTGCGTCCTTTTGTGCTGGTGCACGATCACGGGCTGGAATCGGCTGTTCTGTAG
- the eno gene encoding phosphopyruvate hydratase — MLITSIEAHEILDSRGNPTVEAQVALENGTTGSAIVPSGASTGEKEAVELRDSDPKRYGGKGVLSAVANVNDSIAPEIIGMEVTDQRSIDRKMIEIDGTANKATLGANAILAVSMAVARTAALSLGLPLYRYLGGTNASLLPVPCMNVINGGKHADNTVDFQEFMIAPHNAPNFAEALRMGAETFHALKSILRGKGYSTGVGDEGGFAPDLKSNEEAVEVILLAIEKAGYRPGEDISICLDPATSEMWKDGKYLFFKSDQSTKTSEEMVDLWASWAGQYPIVSLEDGMGENDWEGWKMLTDRIGATVELVGDDLFCTNAKILAEGIEKGVANSILIKLNQIGSVSETLDTIELAVKHNYKCFVSHRSGETEDTTIADLTVATAAGQIKTGSGCRSERVAKFNQLLRIERQLGEAARFAGKSAFAR; from the coding sequence ATGCTGATTACATCGATCGAAGCGCACGAAATTCTCGATTCACGGGGCAATCCGACCGTCGAAGCACAGGTGGCGCTTGAAAACGGGACGACCGGCTCGGCCATCGTTCCTTCGGGCGCCTCCACCGGCGAAAAAGAAGCGGTGGAGTTGCGCGACAGCGATCCGAAGCGCTACGGCGGCAAAGGGGTGCTGAGCGCCGTGGCCAACGTCAACGACTCGATCGCCCCCGAAATTATCGGCATGGAAGTCACCGACCAGCGCAGCATCGACCGCAAGATGATCGAAATCGACGGTACCGCCAACAAAGCCACCCTCGGCGCCAACGCGATCTTGGCGGTCTCGATGGCGGTGGCACGCACCGCCGCTCTCTCGCTGGGGCTGCCTCTCTATCGCTATTTGGGCGGTACGAACGCCTCGCTGTTGCCGGTACCCTGCATGAACGTGATCAACGGCGGCAAGCACGCCGACAACACCGTCGATTTTCAAGAATTTATGATCGCCCCGCACAACGCACCCAATTTTGCCGAGGCACTACGCATGGGAGCTGAGACTTTCCATGCCCTCAAATCGATCCTGCGCGGCAAAGGCTACAGCACGGGCGTGGGCGACGAAGGCGGCTTTGCCCCCGATCTCAAGTCCAACGAAGAGGCGGTCGAAGTGATTTTGCTTGCGATCGAAAAGGCCGGCTACCGGCCCGGCGAGGACATCTCGATCTGTCTTGACCCGGCCACCAGCGAGATGTGGAAGGACGGCAAGTACTTGTTCTTCAAGTCCGACCAGTCCACCAAGACCTCCGAGGAAATGGTCGATCTGTGGGCTTCCTGGGCAGGCCAGTATCCGATCGTTTCGCTCGAAGACGGCATGGGTGAGAACGATTGGGAAGGCTGGAAAATGCTCACCGACCGCATCGGTGCCACTGTCGAGCTGGTAGGAGACGACCTGTTTTGCACTAACGCTAAAATTCTTGCCGAAGGCATCGAAAAGGGTGTCGCCAATTCCATTTTGATCAAATTGAATCAGATCGGTTCGGTCAGCGAGACGCTCGACACCATCGAACTGGCCGTCAAGCACAACTACAAATGTTTTGTCTCCCATCGCTCCGGCGAGACCGAGGACACGACCATTGCGGATCTGACCGTGGCGACCGCCGCGGGCCAGATCAAGACCGGCTCCGGCTGCCGCAGTGAGCGGGTGGCCAAGTTCAACCAGTTACTGAGAATCGAGCGCCAGCTCGGCGAGGCGGCCCGCTTCGCGGGCAAGTCCGCCTTTGCGCGTTAG